One genomic segment of Kiritimatiella glycovorans includes these proteins:
- a CDS encoding biotin/lipoyl-containing protein has protein sequence MGKKKIEIMITAFRDGFQSIYGARVFTKDFLPAVEATRDAGIRHFEAGGGARFQSLFFYCNENAFDMMDAFRETAGPDADLQTLARGNNVVGLESQSSDVIDLHARMFKKHGITTIRNFDALNDVNNLKYSGRCIHEAGLKHEVVVSMMELPPGCEGAHTPDFYMRVLREILEAEIPYASVCFKDASGTSTPAKVYETIRRARKELPEGTKLVFHTHDTAGTGVMCYKAALDGGADQLDLSMAPVSGGTGQPDVLSMWHALRGSEFEFDIDVEKLRKAEEVFKDCMKDYFTPPEAKSVEPTIPFSPMPGGALTANTQMLRDNHLMDRYPEIIAAMGEVVRRGGFGTSVTPVSQFYFQQAFNNVMMGPWKKIADGYGKMVLGYFGRTPVDPDPEIVKLASEQLGLEPTDKTVIELNDADPDKGLEPARAMLKAAGLPETEENLFIAAACKQKGIAYLKGEAKTNVRKQTARSAKSMDDAEGYTVDVDGRTYSVVIEGTQAVVNGKSYKFDIRDGVQVEGTAPGGKESAATGDAQPVKAQMPGTVNKIAVQVGDPVSEGDLLAVLEAMKMETEVKSPVKGTVSSIAVKAGDSVAAGNVLLWVN, from the coding sequence GTGGGCAAAAAGAAAATCGAGATCATGATCACCGCGTTCCGTGACGGCTTCCAGTCCATCTACGGGGCCCGGGTTTTCACCAAGGACTTCCTCCCCGCCGTGGAGGCTACGAGAGATGCGGGTATCCGGCACTTCGAGGCCGGGGGCGGCGCGCGTTTCCAGTCGCTGTTCTTCTACTGCAATGAAAACGCATTTGACATGATGGACGCCTTCCGCGAGACGGCGGGACCGGACGCGGACCTGCAGACCCTGGCTCGCGGCAACAACGTGGTGGGTCTCGAATCGCAGTCGAGCGACGTGATCGACCTGCACGCGCGCATGTTCAAGAAGCACGGGATCACGACGATCCGCAACTTCGACGCGCTCAACGATGTCAACAACCTTAAGTATTCCGGCCGCTGCATCCACGAGGCCGGTCTGAAACACGAGGTGGTCGTGAGCATGATGGAGCTGCCGCCGGGCTGCGAGGGCGCGCATACTCCCGATTTCTACATGCGCGTGCTGCGCGAGATCCTGGAAGCCGAAATCCCCTACGCCAGCGTGTGCTTCAAGGACGCCTCGGGCACGTCCACGCCCGCGAAGGTCTACGAGACGATCCGCCGCGCGCGGAAGGAACTGCCGGAGGGAACGAAGCTCGTCTTTCACACCCACGACACCGCCGGCACGGGCGTCATGTGCTACAAGGCCGCCCTCGACGGCGGGGCCGATCAGCTCGACCTCTCGATGGCGCCAGTCTCCGGCGGAACCGGACAGCCCGACGTGCTGAGCATGTGGCATGCGCTGCGGGGGTCCGAGTTCGAGTTCGATATCGATGTCGAGAAACTGCGCAAGGCCGAAGAGGTCTTCAAGGACTGCATGAAGGACTACTTCACGCCGCCCGAAGCCAAGTCGGTCGAGCCGACCATCCCCTTCTCGCCCATGCCGGGCGGGGCCCTGACCGCGAACACCCAGATGCTGCGCGACAACCATCTCATGGACCGCTATCCCGAGATCATCGCCGCCATGGGCGAGGTGGTCCGGCGCGGCGGCTTCGGTACCTCCGTAACCCCCGTCTCGCAGTTCTACTTCCAGCAGGCCTTCAACAACGTGATGATGGGGCCCTGGAAGAAGATCGCCGACGGCTACGGCAAGATGGTGCTCGGCTACTTCGGGCGCACGCCGGTCGACCCCGATCCCGAGATCGTGAAACTCGCCTCCGAACAGCTCGGGCTCGAGCCGACGGACAAGACCGTGATCGAGCTGAACGACGCGGATCCGGACAAGGGACTTGAGCCCGCCCGGGCGATGCTCAAGGCCGCCGGCCTGCCCGAGACGGAGGAGAATCTCTTTATCGCCGCCGCCTGCAAACAGAAAGGCATCGCCTACCTCAAGGGCGAAGCCAAAACCAACGTCCGCAAGCAGACCGCGCGCAGCGCGAAGAGCATGGACGATGCGGAGGGGTACACCGTGGACGTCGACGGCAGGACCTACTCGGTGGTGATCGAAGGTACGCAGGCCGTGGTCAACGGCAAGAGCTATAAATTCGACATCCGGGACGGAGTCCAGGTGGAAGGCACCGCGCCCGGCGGCAAAGAAAGCGCGGCGACCGGCGACGCGCAGCCCGTGAAGGCCCAGATGCCCGGGACCGTGAACAAGATCGCCGTACAGGTGGGCGACCCGGTCAGCGAGGGCGACCTGCTCGCCGTCCTGGAGGCCATGAAAATGGAGACCGAAGTCAAGTCTCCGGTCAAGGGCACCGTGTCCTCCATCGCCGTCAAAGCCGGCGATTCGGTGGCGGCGGGGAACGTGCTGCTCTGGGTAAACTGA
- a CDS encoding biotin--[acetyl-CoA-carboxylase] ligase translates to MGWTVEWIPRVDSTNRELRRRVARGRGVGDRTVLAAREQTAGRGRHDRVWHAVPGRDLTCSLFVRTKAPPTRMPSLGMAAAAGVARFVEDLGVEAGLKWPNDVLARGHKLAGLLTVSAGGAAGGAVIGLGLNVNMTRAGAEAIDQPATSLRIELGREIPVEPLLDDLLRTAGPEIDRWRERGFNAVRATWERLGQPPGASLCRLDSGAGETGTFAGFGADGQLLLRDGDRLREVWSGEWGEPTDAGFARNPGGWKSSGQRSDDSRKGRDPRSGKSS, encoded by the coding sequence ATGGGGTGGACGGTGGAGTGGATTCCGCGGGTGGATTCGACCAACCGCGAGCTGCGGCGGCGGGTTGCGCGGGGCAGGGGCGTGGGCGATCGCACCGTCCTGGCGGCCCGGGAACAGACGGCGGGGAGAGGGCGTCATGACCGCGTGTGGCACGCGGTGCCGGGCCGCGATCTGACCTGCTCGCTGTTCGTGCGCACGAAGGCCCCGCCAACGCGGATGCCTTCGCTGGGCATGGCGGCCGCGGCCGGCGTCGCGCGATTTGTCGAAGACCTCGGCGTCGAGGCGGGACTGAAGTGGCCCAACGATGTCCTCGCGCGCGGTCACAAGCTGGCGGGACTGCTGACCGTGTCGGCCGGGGGCGCAGCCGGCGGGGCGGTGATCGGTCTGGGCCTCAACGTGAACATGACGCGCGCCGGGGCGGAGGCGATCGATCAGCCCGCCACGTCGCTGCGGATCGAACTGGGCCGGGAAATTCCGGTCGAGCCGCTGCTTGACGACCTGCTGCGGACCGCGGGTCCGGAGATTGATCGCTGGCGTGAGAGAGGCTTCAACGCCGTACGCGCGACATGGGAGCGGCTGGGGCAGCCCCCCGGCGCGAGTCTCTGCAGGCTCGATTCCGGGGCCGGGGAAACGGGAACCTTCGCGGGATTCGGCGCGGACGGCCAGCTGCTGCTGCGCGATGGTGACCGGCTGCGCGAGGTGTGGTCCGGCGAGTGGGGCGAACCGACCGACGCGGGCTTCGCCCGCAACCCAGGAGGGTGGAAGTCAAGTGGTCAACGGTCGGATGACTCTCGCAAAGGCAGAGATCCGCGCAGCGGAAAAAGTTCGTAG
- the thrC gene encoding threonine synthase, which produces MNYLSTRGGMAPVGFGDAVLMGLASDGGLLLPEAIPEVRDRLEAWRGLDYASLAFEVMRLFADVPDDDLRRMVDRSYAVFRDPEVAPVKPVGPLWIMELFHGPTLAFKDVALQFLGHLFEYLLEQRGGRLNILGATSGDTGSAAIYGVRGKKDIRIFIMHPRGRVSPVQERQMTSVLDGNVFNLAVEGSFDDCQHILKSIFGDVEFKQRHALGAVNSVNWARVMAQIVYYFYGAFRVMDSTGAGRVRFSVPTGNFGDILAGYLAWKMGLPVDRLVLATNENDILAQFFTRGVYRRGEVHATLSPSMDIQVASNFERYLYYRSGEDPRKVRHLMETFRRTGGISVAADASGRIDPVFAAGRGSRELTLAVIRRYREDYDYLADPHTAVGIGVAEDFCDPEAPMICLATAHPAKFPDAIREATGEEAQHAILDRCLNAETRTERMPADEQAVRAFIADHALEAGSETESE; this is translated from the coding sequence ATGAACTACCTGAGTACACGCGGGGGAATGGCACCGGTCGGGTTCGGCGACGCCGTGCTGATGGGACTGGCGTCCGACGGCGGGCTGCTGCTGCCCGAGGCGATCCCGGAGGTACGCGACCGCCTCGAGGCGTGGCGCGGGCTGGATTACGCTTCGCTGGCCTTTGAAGTGATGCGGCTGTTCGCCGACGTGCCGGATGACGACCTCAGGCGGATGGTGGATCGAAGCTATGCCGTGTTCCGGGATCCCGAAGTGGCACCGGTGAAGCCGGTCGGACCGCTGTGGATCATGGAACTCTTCCACGGTCCGACGCTCGCCTTCAAAGACGTCGCCCTCCAGTTTCTCGGCCACCTCTTCGAATACCTGCTGGAGCAGCGCGGAGGACGGCTCAACATACTCGGCGCCACGAGCGGCGACACCGGAAGCGCGGCGATCTACGGCGTGCGCGGGAAGAAGGACATCCGCATCTTTATCATGCACCCGCGCGGCCGCGTGAGCCCCGTCCAGGAGCGTCAGATGACCTCCGTCCTCGACGGGAATGTTTTCAATCTGGCCGTGGAGGGCAGTTTCGATGACTGCCAGCACATCCTGAAGTCGATCTTCGGCGACGTGGAATTCAAGCAGCGGCATGCGCTGGGAGCGGTCAATTCCGTCAACTGGGCCCGCGTGATGGCGCAGATCGTCTACTACTTTTACGGGGCCTTCCGCGTGATGGATTCCACGGGCGCGGGTCGCGTCCGTTTCTCGGTGCCGACGGGCAATTTCGGCGATATTCTTGCGGGCTATCTGGCGTGGAAGATGGGGCTGCCGGTGGACCGCCTCGTGCTGGCGACCAACGAGAACGACATCCTGGCGCAGTTCTTCACCCGCGGCGTGTACCGCCGGGGCGAGGTGCACGCGACACTGAGCCCCTCGATGGATATCCAGGTCGCGAGCAATTTCGAACGCTATCTCTATTACCGGTCGGGCGAAGACCCCCGCAAGGTGCGTCATCTGATGGAAACCTTCCGCCGGACGGGCGGGATCAGCGTGGCCGCGGACGCCTCGGGCCGGATCGATCCCGTCTTCGCGGCGGGACGCGGGTCGCGGGAGCTTACGCTGGCGGTCATCCGCCGCTATCGTGAAGACTATGACTACCTGGCCGACCCGCACACGGCGGTGGGGATCGGCGTGGCGGAAGATTTTTGCGATCCGGAGGCTCCCATGATATGCCTCGCGACCGCGCACCCGGCCAAATTTCCGGACGCGATCCGGGAGGCGACCGGCGAAGAG
- a CDS encoding NYN domain-containing protein — MTVQDTGTRIMAVFCDFENIALGVREAKDARFEMARVLERLLIKGNIVVRKAYCDWARYKEFKPSMHEASFELIEIPHVRQSGKNSADIRMVVDALDLCYTKEHVDTFVIISGDSDFSPLVSKLRENNKTVIGVGVKQSTSDLLTANCDEFIYYDDLIRREETGRKRAAAVSRSAGKSRGGKSGGDADDRKEEAWNLIVETYEAMVEERGEGSKIWGSMIKQTLKRRKPGFNESFYGFRSFNELLEEAQQKGILDLEYDEKSGGYIIRGCHGAG, encoded by the coding sequence ATGACGGTACAGGATACGGGGACGAGGATCATGGCGGTGTTCTGCGATTTCGAGAACATCGCGCTGGGGGTGCGCGAGGCGAAGGACGCCCGCTTTGAAATGGCGCGCGTGCTGGAGCGCCTGCTGATCAAGGGAAACATCGTCGTGCGCAAGGCGTACTGCGACTGGGCGCGCTACAAGGAATTCAAGCCCTCCATGCACGAGGCCTCTTTCGAACTGATCGAGATTCCCCATGTGCGGCAGTCGGGCAAGAATTCCGCGGATATCCGCATGGTGGTGGATGCGCTCGACCTCTGCTACACCAAGGAGCACGTCGATACGTTCGTGATCATCTCCGGCGATTCCGACTTTTCACCGCTGGTCAGCAAGCTGCGCGAGAACAACAAGACCGTGATCGGCGTCGGCGTCAAACAGTCCACGTCGGACCTGCTGACCGCCAACTGCGACGAGTTTATCTACTACGACGACCTCATCCGGCGGGAGGAAACGGGCCGCAAGCGCGCGGCGGCCGTCTCCCGTTCGGCCGGGAAGTCCAGAGGCGGGAAGTCCGGAGGCGACGCGGACGACCGCAAGGAGGAGGCGTGGAACTTGATCGTGGAGACCTACGAGGCGATGGTCGAGGAGCGCGGCGAAGGGAGCAAGATCTGGGGTTCGATGATCAAGCAGACCCTCAAGCGGCGTAAGCCGGGGTTCAACGAATCCTTCTACGGCTTTCGCTCGTTCAATGAACTCCTCGAAGAGGCCCAGCAGAAGGGCATCCTGGATCTGGAGTACGACGAGAAATCGGGCGGATACATCATCCGCGGATGCCACGGGGCGGGCTGA
- a CDS encoding transaldolase family protein has translation MSNHIAGLVHRLVEDERARFEEPPSAIPHGDSEWHKLQETGTRLWLDTGDIDQAAELWTSEFEALTTNNTLLNREVQKGGYDAAIRRIAGVLNREAPALSGEERIRETGFVLNAVHALRLVDRFDAHVSVELHTAFARRVELTVEYGRRYYALCPERFYVKVPLTPEGFLAARRLGREGIPVNFTLGFSARQNYLAACLAQPLFANVFMGRLNAFVVDSGLGSGAGIGEKATLASQRELIQLRENGASRTKQIGASMRDPGQVAALAGVDIFTLPVKVARAYREQPANGIGYRVGEDPAVDLDEDASFVHELWDVPRGFKQAVAALLDLDPDSLQPPDLPRHFAEAGFPGFLPEWSPGDEETVRRDGKIPVLEHWRDRLRDGSVGLDALMNLSGLHSFATDQQALDGRIRRFIDAAERS, from the coding sequence ATGAGCAACCATATCGCGGGCCTGGTACATCGCCTGGTCGAAGACGAACGCGCCCGTTTCGAGGAACCGCCATCCGCGATCCCGCACGGCGATTCGGAATGGCACAAGCTGCAGGAGACCGGCACCCGTCTCTGGCTGGATACGGGGGACATCGATCAGGCCGCGGAACTCTGGACCTCGGAGTTCGAGGCCCTTACGACCAACAACACGCTGCTGAACCGGGAGGTTCAGAAAGGCGGATACGATGCGGCCATCCGGCGGATCGCCGGGGTTCTGAACCGGGAAGCGCCCGCGCTCTCCGGGGAGGAGCGGATTCGGGAGACGGGATTCGTCCTCAATGCCGTCCACGCGCTCAGACTCGTCGACCGCTTCGACGCGCATGTCAGCGTGGAGCTTCACACCGCGTTCGCCCGCAGGGTCGAGCTTACCGTGGAGTACGGCCGCCGCTATTACGCCCTCTGCCCCGAGCGGTTCTACGTCAAGGTGCCGCTGACGCCCGAGGGATTCCTCGCCGCACGCCGCCTCGGACGGGAAGGCATCCCGGTCAACTTCACCCTCGGCTTTTCCGCCCGCCAGAACTACCTGGCCGCGTGTCTGGCTCAACCCCTGTTCGCGAACGTCTTTATGGGCCGCCTGAACGCCTTTGTGGTCGACAGCGGACTCGGCAGCGGGGCCGGGATCGGAGAAAAGGCCACGCTCGCCTCACAGCGGGAACTGATCCAGCTGCGGGAAAACGGCGCGAGCCGTACGAAGCAGATCGGCGCCAGCATGCGCGACCCCGGGCAGGTGGCCGCCCTGGCCGGAGTCGATATCTTCACCCTTCCCGTCAAAGTGGCGCGCGCCTACCGCGAACAGCCGGCGAACGGAATCGGCTACCGGGTCGGCGAGGACCCGGCCGTGGACCTCGACGAAGACGCCTCGTTCGTCCACGAACTCTGGGACGTGCCGCGCGGATTCAAACAGGCCGTCGCGGCCCTGCTGGACCTAGACCCGGATTCGCTGCAGCCCCCCGACCTGCCCCGCCATTTCGCCGAAGCCGGGTTCCCGGGGTTCCTTCCGGAATGGAGCCCCGGCGACGAGGAGACCGTGCGCAGGGACGGCAAGATCCCCGTGCTGGAACACTGGCGGGACCGCCTTCGCGACGGCTCGGTCGGCCTCGACGCCCTGATGAATCTCAGCGGTCTGCACAGCTTCGCCACCGACCAGCAGGCGCTGGACGGGAGGATCCGGCGGTTCATCGACGCGGCCGAACGTTCGTAG
- a CDS encoding OadG family protein → MDGIAQGWMLLLIGMATVFAFLALLVAAMNLSAAFFRKFGHLFPEPEKSESHLEVAKEDRSDIAVVLAAVRSHTGN, encoded by the coding sequence ATGGACGGAATCGCACAGGGATGGATGCTCTTACTGATCGGAATGGCCACGGTATTCGCCTTCCTCGCACTGCTCGTCGCGGCCATGAATCTCTCCGCCGCATTCTTCAGAAAATTCGGACACCTGTTCCCGGAACCGGAGAAGTCCGAAAGCCATCTCGAGGTGGCTAAAGAAGACCGTTCGGACATCGCCGTGGTTCTGGCCGCCGTCCGATCGCATACCGGAAATTAA
- a CDS encoding thymidylate synthase encodes MSGDIPVLHVEGETLAEGYERALLALHENGARMSTQYDREGDPPSLDATLNLTVREPLKDPMIHRAFPGGIEALREYVMELAGAKDHWVRNLNDPEDTRWEYTYHQRLASYGTWRECREGRSEEAGPFRVDQIEQVVAKLAAEPHTRQAQMITWMPHIDADCYDPPCLQSLWYRLTGEGDRRRLNCNVRFRSNDAWGANFMNMFGFTMFNRDVIAAGLTERTGWTVDLGRLNWQADSYHIYGKDVADAEARLFRRIGTTEFEDRVYSLADETIAELYDEAETAVREKIRRHDEDH; translated from the coding sequence ATGAGCGGAGACATCCCCGTACTGCACGTGGAAGGCGAGACCCTGGCCGAGGGTTACGAGCGCGCGCTGCTGGCGCTGCATGAGAACGGGGCGCGCATGAGCACCCAGTACGACCGCGAAGGCGACCCGCCCAGCCTGGACGCGACGCTCAACCTGACCGTGCGCGAACCGCTGAAGGACCCGATGATCCACCGGGCGTTTCCGGGCGGAATCGAGGCGCTCCGCGAGTACGTCATGGAGCTTGCGGGGGCCAAGGATCACTGGGTCCGGAACCTCAACGATCCGGAAGATACGCGCTGGGAGTACACCTACCACCAGAGGCTCGCTTCCTACGGGACCTGGCGTGAATGCCGGGAGGGGCGCTCCGAGGAGGCGGGACCGTTCCGCGTCGACCAGATCGAACAGGTCGTCGCCAAGCTCGCGGCCGAGCCGCACACCCGCCAGGCACAGATGATTACATGGATGCCGCACATCGATGCGGACTGTTACGACCCCCCCTGCCTGCAGTCACTGTGGTACCGCCTGACCGGCGAAGGCGACCGGCGGCGCCTGAACTGCAACGTCCGGTTCAGGAGCAACGACGCGTGGGGCGCCAACTTCATGAACATGTTCGGATTCACCATGTTCAACCGCGATGTGATCGCCGCCGGCCTGACGGAACGCACCGGCTGGACGGTCGATCTCGGCCGGCTCAACTGGCAGGCGGACTCCTACCACATCTACGGCAAGGATGTCGCCGATGCGGAAGCGCGCCTTTTCCGGCGGATCGGGACGACCGAATTCGAGGACCGCGTGTACTCGCTGGCCGACGAAACGATCGCCGAACTCTACGACGAGGCCGAGACGGCTGTGCGGGAAAAGATCCGCCGGCACGATGAGGATCACTAA